The nucleotide window ACCGCGCTGGGCGTCACCGGCCGGGTCAGTAACCTTTTCCTGGCGCTAGGGCTGGATGACGAAAGCCTGCAGCTCGGCCATCTTCCCGTCGCGGAAGCGCCAGACGTCGCAATAGGCGTACTCCACCACTTTTCCGCTTTCGTCGGGCAGGGTAATGGAGCCCAGGGCCGTTACGAAATCATCTTCGGCAATGAGGTGCTTGACCATAAACACGGGCGGCTGCTCATAGGCCGTGGCCATCCAGCGGCGCACCGCCTCCTTGCCCCGCAACGTCTGCTCGCCCACGAAAGTCCACTCGGTGTCGTCGGTGCAGTGCGCCAGGAACCCTCATTATCACCGGCCATAATGGCCGCGTTGGCCTTTTCCAAAATCTGCTTGTTGGTTTCGGGCATGGTAGTTTCAATCAGGTGGACAGAAGATGTCATTCAAAAACAGAGCAGGCTACGTACCGTTTCCTGCTCACGTTGTTATGGGTGCTGATCTACAAGTATGTTTTAGCAGTCGGCATGGCTAAACCTGGTAAGAGCGGGTTGGGTAACAACCGATGAGCAGCCCCTGCAGCTCCAGCCGCTTGCTACGATTTTAGGAACCGTAGCGCAACCCCTAGCTTTAGGGCTATGGAAGCACTGTTTCACATGGTTTTTACCTTGTTCAAGGTTTCGATTCAGGCTTCGGTGTACGCCACGCTGCTGCTGGGGCTTGTGCGCCTCTACGGACGCCGCAACCCTACCCACCCCCTGGTGCTGGCCAGCCGCCATGCCAGGCGCTTTTGGTGGGTCAGTGGGTTTCTGGTGTCGGTGGCCTTGGTCGGGTTTTCCTGCACCTACTGGGGCTACCACGGCTTTGGCGACTCCGCCTGCGTCCCCCTGGGCCACGGGGAGGCCATGGAGGAAATGAATGGCGTCACAACTTATTTCAAGCCTGTCCAGCAGCTTTCCGGCTACGAGGATGCCGGCGAAGTGCTGACCTACCAGGTGCGCCACGACATGCTGTGCGCCGTCTTAGCCCCTGATAGTGCCTACTACACCTACAACCTGGATTCCAAGACCAGCCAGCTGTTTGCCGACCGCGCCGACTATGAGTCCTACGCCCGCGGCCACGACCTGCCCCGGCCCGACGAGTTTGAAGGTTTCAAGCGGCACTACCGCCGCTACTGGGGCGGTTGGCGGTTCTGGCTGCTGGCCTAGCCGCAGCTCCTTTCCGACGACAAAAAGGGGCTGTAGAGCGACGACAAGCAGTAGTACCGCCCGATTATTCCGTCCTTTGATTACCGCTTTCTTTGACTTTGGCTCCCAGTATGCCCCTGCGTTATTTTCTGCTCCGCGCCCTGGTTTTATTGACTTTATTCAGTGCGCCGGGCCGACAAGCCGCCGCGCAGGCCTCGCTCGACCGGCTGCCGGGCCCCTTTGATCGTGAGGGCCACTACGTCAGTGACCCCAACAAATTCCTGAAGCCGGCTACCATCCGCTACCTCGAGGCCAACCTGTACGCCCTCGACATGCACCACAAGGCCCATATTCAGGTGGTGATGGTGCGCAGCATCGGGAAGGCAACTCCCCATAAGGCCGCGGCCAAGCTGTTTGACCGGTGGAAAATCGAGAAAACGTACCGGCACAACGGCCTGCTGGTGCTGGTGGTGCAGGACCAGGGCTGGGTGGAGTTTTACATCAGCAGCGGCCTGCAGCAAACGCTCACCCTGGACGATTGCAAACGGGTTGGGAGGCGCTACATGGTGCTCGCCCTGCAACAGAAGAAGTACGACAAGGCCATCCGCAGCGGGGTTGACTCGCTGATCCACAACGTGGCGCCTGACTTCCGGCTCTTTAACCCGGATGCCGGCGAGGTTGCGGAGGCTTTTCCGCCCGATGTTGCCACACTGGCCCGTATCCAGGAGCAGGATTCGCTAGCTCGTATCCAGGAGCAGGACTCGCTGGCGGCAGCGAAACTGGCCTTCGCTGACCGGTCCGGGCCCGGCAACTGGAGGGGCGATGGTATGCTGGTGTTCTTCAGCGTCGTGCTTATGTTCGTGACAACCGGCGTACTACTCAGTATCAAGCACGTTCCGGTAGTATTGAAGGTGCTCGTGAGCGGGGTCAGCTTGTGGATATTAGCGCAGGTAATTAGGGTCTCGGATGAACATGCCACAGTGCCGTCGTCCGAGCCGCTTGCCTGGACCTACGGCTGGTCGATGGCGGCCGTCAGCTTGCACCTGCTCGTTATCCGGTACCGCTACCGCCAAGAATACGCCGGTGCCAGCCGCATCGAGCAGTACACGTATCTGGTGAAGGCCCACCGCCGCCTGGGCTTTCTGCGCTTCATGATGCCCATTCCGCTGGTGCTGTACTGGATTGGGCACCGCCGGCAGCTCAGCACCCTGCGCAACGAGCCCTACCAGTGCCCGGAATGCACGGGCAGCATGTACCGCCTCGCCAAGAACGTGGAGCACAACGTACTGCAGCCCAGCCAAAAGGTGGAGGAATCTATCAAGGCCCTCGACTACGACGCCTGGGAATGCTACGACTGCCAGCATCACCTGGTGCTGGGCTACCTCTACCCCAAAACCAAGGCGAAAGAGTGCCCCAACTGCTCGCACACCACCCTGCAACGCAAGTCCCGCGAGGTTGTGGAGCGCGGCAACCGCCGGCACCGAACCTGGGGCTGGATCATCTGGGAGTGCGCCTTTTGCCAGCACATTGAGCGCGTCTACTTCGAGGAGCTTGGTACCCAGACCTCCTCACACCGCCACCATCACCACCATCACCATCATCACGACCACCACGACGACCATTGCTAGTCCTGGCCGCCGCCCCGCTCGCCCGGCCGCGGGCGGCAAGTCGAGTGACGGAGCACCCTTATTACGGCATAAAGAAACGGCCGGCGCTTTGGTAGCGCCGGCCGTTTGTTGTTCTTGTTTGCCTGGTTTTTTTACGCAGCCAATGTGGGGCGGTGGGCCGCCACGGCAGCCTTGTCCTCTTCCAGAGAAGTGCTGCGGCTTTGGGTTTCCTTCAGGGCACTTTGGCCCAGCACCACTTTCACCCCACCACGCTTGCGTTGCTGGGCCAGGATGTCGCCGCGCCGGTCATCGTCCTTGCGCCGGGCATCCATGGTGCGCTCATACTCGGTGCTGCCCTCGGTAAGGGTGGCTAGGTAGCTGTCGTGGTTGGCAATGCGCACGTTGAGGCCCTTCAGCTCATCGTTTAGCTCGGTGGCCCGCTCACTGCCCACCTCGTCCTGATAATCATAGTTCGACTCCTTGTTTTCGAGGCGCCGAATGCGCTTGTCCAATTCGGTAGTCACGGCGTCGCACTGGGCGCGGGTGAGCAGCAATTTTACATCAATGGCCATAAATAAGGTAGTAAAAAGAAGGATAGTAAAAACGGCAGGACCACCCTGCCGCTTAATAATATTACATTGTTGTTATATATTATTTATAAGTTTTTAAAAATAAATATCCAAACACCCCTCATCCTTACAATACTCTTAACAACAGCCCCTCAGCGACAGTAGCGCGAGCGTTGGCTATGCCTACCTTCGGTGGTAGTTTGCGTACCCCGCGCCGTTAGCAGTAAGTCGTCTTTAAAGGATACAGGATAGTCGTGCTAGCCGCGAACTACACCGTTGGCGCTACGGCATCCGGCGGCGAGCCCAGCAGGCGCAGCAAAGCAGCAGCCTCATCGAGCAAGAGCTGGCGGCGCAGCGCCAGGTGGGCCCGCGCCAGCGGCCCCGGCCGCGGGGCAGGGCCGCCACATCGGCCTCGATGCGGGCCAGCCAGGTTTCTTCCTCGGCCGGGTCGTAGTCGGGTCCGGCGTCAAGGGTGGGGTAGCCAACGCCAGGCGCAGGGCCGCCACCCCCTGCCGCCGGCGCAGCAGGGCCTCGTCCTGCAAAGCCAGGGTTTCGAGCTGAAACGCAAGCTGCCGGGCCAGATGCTCGCAGCGCCGCACCCGCCGCCGCAGCAGCTCGGCTTCCCGCGCTTCCTTGGCCGTACGGGCTCCCCGCGGGGGCAAAGGCGGCAAAGCCTCGGGCGCAGGCAACGCCGGCCCCCGCGGGGGCAGCAGGTCGGAGAGCCGCCGCAGCCGGGCTTCGGCCTGGGGCGAGAAGTTGCGCCGTCCGGCTTCCACGGCTTGCACTTGGGCGCTATTCACGCCCAGCCACCGCCCCAACTCCACCTGACTAAGGGCAAAGTGCCGCCGCACGTAGGCAGCGGTGCCTTCGGAAAAAGAAGTAGGAGTACGCAGCATCGGGTTGGCCGCGGGCAGAATAGCCCCTGCTCCGCCGCTTGGCACCTAAAGTAAGCATCGGGGTGAGTGAGTTATACAATCGATATTTTTTTTTCGATTGTGTAACTCTGAGTACAAGGCCGTTTGGAATCGCCTCGCGGCACTCGCTCGGCTATGCTGAGTGAGTGTCATGCCTGAGAGTGGCTATGCCGCGAATCCGCCTGCGAGCTACTCCAACAACCGCAGCCGCGCGCAGCAGAGCTGTGGGAGCGTAGGCAGCACGCAGCACAGCCAAGCGACTGCATATGGTAAGTGATGAATTGCCCAGCATGAGTATTTAAACGCTCCTACTATAAACATATATTTGTCATCAAGCACTTCTTAATATAGGACTTTTACATTTTTTCACTTCCCCATACTTCACAAATGATAGTAGCACTACATCTTAGGCATTTTAAAATTTACAAAGGGATACATTTTATTCCTTTATCAAATGGTGAAAAATTTTGCAGCTTAATAGGGGAAAATGGAACTGGGAAAAGCTCAATATTGGAATCAATTGATTTCATAATAAACAAGAGGGATGTAAAAGAATGGCCTATAAATAATGACGCCAAAGCTAAAGGGGGAATAAAAGGTTCAAATAGTCCTTTTATAACACCTACCTTTTTGATTAAGAAAGACACCTTAAGACAATCCACGATAGAGGATGCTAAACATTTTAAAACAGCTCAACGCATATCAAAACAATTATGGGATTCAACTATAAAATCTACATCTAAAACATCTGATGGATTCAACGAATATAGAAATAGTTTAGCCTCACGATACAGCAAAGATGATTATTTACTTGTGATGATAGGAAAAAGAGCAAATGAGCCAGGAATATATTTTGGACCCATTCATTACGAATTAGGATTTTTTAATTCAGAAGGCAAACATAATGAAGTAGAACTTCAAAAGTCGTTCGATGGATTTTACGAATATATTATATCCCACTACGCATATCTATACATACCTGTTGAAACAGATGCTCAAATGTATACTAAATTAGAAACCCAAGATATGCAAAAATTAATGGACAAAAATATACACAAAGAAATTGAAAAAGCAATAACTACCAAGGTATTAAAAGGAATAAATATTGAACTAAATAAATTTGTTGAAGATATAGAAGCAACTCTTGAATCTTATCAATACAAGGGGAAAAGCAAAAACTCTTTGACAATGCCCGACCTTATTTCAAAGATTATTGAAGCCTACTTTTCAATAAAGGTTTTGAATAAGAAGGCAAATGACTCTCCTTTGGTTGCAGTTTATGATCTTAGTTCAGGAGAAAAGCGTAAAGCACTTATTGACGTAGCGTATTCGTTTTTAGTAAGAAACCAAGAAAGGGACAAGCAGATAATACTTGCAGTCGATGAACCAGATGCTTCATTACATGTATCTGCATGCTATGAGCAATTTTCTAAATTGTTTGAACTTGCTCGACTCGGACATCAAATAATAATAACAACACATTGGTATGGCTATTTACCGGTTATCTCTGAAGGATCAGCTACATCAATGAAAAAACCACTCCAAATGAAGTAGGTATCAATTTTTTCGATTTATATAATTACAGAGAGAAGATATCACAGGATAGAAAAAAATTAAAGAGTGCTCTTCCATACGACATAACCATCAAAAGTCACAATGATTTAATACAAGCAATAACATATTCATTATTAGGCGAAACAACATATAACTGGTTAATATGCGAGGGCATATCAGAAAAAATATATTTTGAATACATTTTTTCTGATAAAATAAAACAAAACAATTTACGTATACTACCAGTAGGTGGATACAAAGAAGTAAAAAGGATATACGAAAGCTTAATTTCACCAATGAATGATCCAGATTACGTTATAAAAGGCACAGTATATTGCTTAATAGATACGGACACTGAAATTCTCAAAGTAGAAGTAAAAAGCTTCAAAAATTTGTTTTTTAAGCGACTATTAAACAAAGAGAGCGGAACAGAATTAGTCAATGTAGATAACAACACCAGCACTCCACCCACAGAAATAGAAGATTGCCTCAATCCAAGAATTTACTACGAAACATTAAAACACTTCACAGACAAAGATACAGATATAGAAAAAATATTAAATGACAATGAATACAATCAAGACGCCAAAAATTCCAGCGAAGTATTTGATCTTAAAGACAGCGAAAAAAAATTAATAAAGGGGTTCTTTGATAAAGAACAAGGAGAAAACAAAGTGACGTTTGCAAAAAAATATATAGAAATATCTAAAACTGAAAAATTCAAAAATGAAGAAGACCCAAAATGGATACTTGAGATGAAGTCAGCGTTCAAAGAGAAATCTTTCAAAGAATCAAAAATAAAACAAGACTCAAGTACAAAAGAGCAACTACCCAAACAAGGCAACGAACTGGCGAGAAAAGATCAAGAAAGCAACAATAAAGAAAATAATCATGATATAAATAATAAAGAAATAATTTCTAATAGTAATACAACTAATAAAGAGATTATATACCAAGAAGACGATATCGAGGAAATAAATTATCAGGAAGATGAAGTGATTGAAGATTTCACGGAAGACAATAGTGAAATAAATCTTGATCCAGAAGACAACTTTTAACACACAAAAGCGGCTGAAGCTCCCCAGAGCTCCAGCCGCTTTTGCGTTACTGCCTTTCGGCTTCCTAATCAGCAACGCTGGTGACGGTTTCCACTCTATACCAGCCGTTTCCTAAGTCGCTCCGCTTGCTGATAGTTGTCCGGGGCAGCCTGCTGCTGAGCAGAGCCGGGTTCGGCAGGTACACGATTGCCAGGCATTTGCTTTGCCAGTCACTGCCGCCGCAGCCGAATGAGAAGTGGATGGTTGAATCCGGCATGACCCTCAGCCCGGTGATGGGCTCCAGGCGGAACAGCGTCTTTACCGCCGCCAAATCCCGGGCGCTATCCACCTCGGCGGCCGATAAGCTAAGTGCTGTCCTAAGCTCCTTCGCGTGCTGCTGATACCGATGAAATACCCCGAGCGCAGCACCGCGGCAGCGGCCTGCTGGTATTCGTGCCGGTAAGTCGGGAAGTGGGTTTGCGGCGCCGCCGGGGCACCACAGGCCGTGCACCCGACCACGGCCAGAAATAAGGGGTATACCTTCTTCATGGAACATTTGCTTACGGCTAATAAACGCAAAAGCGCCCGAAGCTTCGGGCGCTTTGCTGTTTCCACCTTCCGGTCGGACCAGAATTACATATGAATGGCCCGGTTCTCGGTGGCGGCGAGGCAGGCTTCCTTCATGGCTTCGGCGTAGGTGGGGTGGGCGTGGCTCATGCGGGCCACGTCCTCGGCCGAGGCGCGGAACTCCATGGCCGTCACGGCTTCGGCAATGAGGTCGGCGATGCGGGGCCAATCATGTGGACGCCCAGGATTTCGTCGGTTTCCTTGTCGGCCAGTACCTTCACGAAGCCGTCGAGGTCCATGGAGGCGCGGGCGCGGCCCGAGGCGCGGAAGGGGAAGGAGCCGGTTTTGTAGGCCTTGCCCTGCTCCTTGAGCTGCTCTTCGGTGTAGCCCACGCCGGCCACCTCGGGCCAGGTGTAGACCACGCCGGGAATCAGCAGATAGTTCACGTGGGGCTTCTGCCCGGCCAGGGTCTCGGCCACAAACACGCCTTCTTCCTCTGCCTTGTGGGCCAGCATGGCGCCCCGAATCACGTCGCCGATGGCGTAGATGCCGGGCACAGAGGTTTGCAGGTGCTCATCCACCTTAATGCGGCCACGCTCTTCCATTTCGATACCGGCGGCTTCCAGGTTGAGGCCCGCGGTGTAGGGCACGCGGCCCACGGCCACCAGGCAGTAGTCGCCCTCGAACTTCACTTCCTCGCCCTTGGGGTTGAGGGCCGTTACGGTCACGGCGTCGCCCTCACGGGTAGCGCCTGTTACCTTGTGGCTGAGGAAAAACTCGATGCCGATCTTGCCCAGGATGCGCTTGAGCTCTTTGCCCAGGGCGCGGTCCATGGTCGGAATCAGGGAATCCATGAACTCCACCACCGACACTTTCGCGCCGAGGCGGGCGTACACGGAAGCCATTTCCAGGCCGATAACGCCGCCGCCAATCACAATCATGTGCTTGGGCACTTCGCGGATGTTCAGGGCCTCGGTGGAGGTGATGATGCGCTCCTTGTCCTGGGCAATGAAGGGCAGCACCGTAGGCTTGGAGCCCGTGGCAATGATGACGTGCTTGGTCTCGATCTGCTGAGCCTCGCCGCCCTCGGTAGGCGTGATGCTGATGTGGTTTTTGTCGACAAACGAGCCCACGCCGCGCAGCACCTCAATCTTGTTCTTCTTCATCAAGAACTGAATGCCGTCGGTATTGGCCTTCACCACCCCGTTTTTGCGGTCGATGAGCTGGTTCATGTTGATTTGCAAGTCGCTGAGCTCAATGCCGTGCTCCTTGAAGGTGTGGCCGGCATTGTGGAAGTGCTCGGTCGAGTCGAGCAGGGCCTTCGAGGGGATGCAGCCCACGTTGAGGCAGGTACCGCCCAGGGTAGGATACTTCTCAATGAGGGCCGTTTTGAAGCCGAGCTGGGCGCAGCGGATGGCTGCTACATATCCGCCGGGGCCGGAGCCGATGACGGTAACGTCGTATTGGGTCATGCTAAGGTGAATTCGGTGAGAATCAACTGGGGCGAAGGTACGAACGGCGAATTTGTGAAATGGTGAAATTGTGAGTTGATGTTCAG belongs to Hymenobacter cellulosilyticus and includes:
- a CDS encoding nuclear transport factor 2 family protein, which translates into the protein MGEQTLRGKEAVRRWMATAYEQPPVFMVKHLIAEDDFVTALGSITLPDESGKVVEYAYCDVWRFRDGKMAELQAFVIQP
- a CDS encoding TPM domain-containing protein, with translation MPLRYFLLRALVLLTLFSAPGRQAAAQASLDRLPGPFDREGHYVSDPNKFLKPATIRYLEANLYALDMHHKAHIQVVMVRSIGKATPHKAAAKLFDRWKIEKTYRHNGLLVLVVQDQGWVEFYISSGLQQTLTLDDCKRVGRRYMVLALQQKKYDKAIRSGVDSLIHNVAPDFRLFNPDAGEVAEAFPPDVATLARIQEQDSLARIQEQDSLAAAKLAFADRSGPGNWRGDGMLVFFSVVLMFVTTGVLLSIKHVPVVLKVLVSGVSLWILAQVIRVSDEHATVPSSEPLAWTYGWSMAAVSLHLLVIRYRYRQEYAGASRIEQYTYLVKAHRRLGFLRFMMPIPLVLYWIGHRRQLSTLRNEPYQCPECTGSMYRLAKNVEHNVLQPSQKVEESIKALDYDAWECYDCQHHLVLGYLYPKTKAKECPNCSHTTLQRKSREVVERGNRRHRTWGWIIWECAFCQHIERVYFEELGTQTSSHRHHHHHHHHHDHHDDHC
- a CDS encoding AAA family ATPase, with product MIVALHLRHFKIYKGIHFIPLSNGEKFCSLIGENGTGKSSILESIDFIINKRDVKEWPINNDAKAKGGIKGSNSPFITPTFLIKKDTLRQSTIEDAKHFKTAQRISKQLWDSTIKSTSKTSDGFNEYRNSLASRYSKDDYLLVMIGKRANEPGIYFGPIHYELGFFNSEGKHNEVELQKSFDGFYEYIISHYAYLYIPVETDAQMYTKLETQDMQKLMDKNIHKEIEKAITTKVLKGINIELNKFVEDIEATLESYQYKGKSKNSLTMPDLISKIIEAYFSIKVLNKKANDSPLVAVYDLSSGEKRKALIDVAYSFLVRNQERDKQIILAVDEPDASLHVSACYEQFSKLFELARLGHQIIITTHWYGYLPVISEGSATSMKKPLQMK